A stretch of Anaeromyxobacter dehalogenans 2CP-1 DNA encodes these proteins:
- the hslU gene encoding ATP-dependent protease ATPase subunit HslU, which translates to MAPSPKPQDLTPREIVAELDRYVVGQAQAKRAVAIALRNRWRRQRVGPELRDEILPKNIVMIGPTGVGKTEIARRLARLAGAPFVKVEASKFTEVGYVGRDVDSMIRDLVEAAVKLVKEEEIAKLRERAREAAEEKVLDALGFGSGFGLGFRNPFGGRGAQPDEPQAAPASHPAGSAAGAREKARAQLRAGTLDDDLVEVELSERAMPVMPFMGPGMEDMAQGLQDMVQNLGNNPLLGMLGGGGRKRKRKVNVKEALELLTDEEAARMVDMERVTREALDRAQNAGIVFIDEIDKIAGGDGGGVRGPDVSRGGVQRDLLPIVEGSNVNTKYGVVKTDHMLFVAAGAFHVAKVSDLIPELQGRFPIRVELEPLTREDLVRILKEPRNSLVRQYTALLATEGVDVQIRDEAVDEIARIAAEVNERMENIGARRLHTVMERLLDQLSFEGSELRGQRIVVDAAYVRDRLQGIAQDEDLSRYIL; encoded by the coding sequence ATGGCGCCGAGCCCGAAGCCGCAGGACCTCACCCCGCGGGAGATCGTGGCGGAGCTGGACCGCTACGTGGTCGGCCAGGCGCAGGCGAAGCGCGCGGTCGCGATCGCGCTGCGCAACCGCTGGCGCCGGCAGCGCGTCGGGCCCGAGCTGCGCGACGAGATCCTGCCCAAGAACATCGTCATGATCGGCCCCACCGGCGTGGGGAAGACCGAGATCGCGCGCCGGCTGGCACGGCTCGCCGGCGCGCCGTTCGTCAAGGTCGAGGCGTCCAAGTTCACCGAGGTCGGCTACGTGGGCCGCGACGTGGACTCGATGATCCGCGACCTGGTCGAGGCGGCGGTCAAGCTCGTGAAGGAGGAGGAGATCGCGAAGCTGCGCGAGCGCGCGCGCGAGGCGGCCGAGGAGAAGGTCCTCGACGCGCTCGGCTTCGGCTCCGGCTTCGGCCTCGGCTTCCGGAACCCGTTCGGCGGCCGCGGCGCGCAGCCCGACGAGCCGCAGGCCGCGCCCGCCTCGCACCCGGCCGGCTCCGCCGCCGGCGCCCGCGAGAAGGCGCGCGCCCAGCTCCGCGCCGGCACGCTCGACGACGACCTGGTGGAGGTGGAGCTCTCGGAGCGCGCCATGCCGGTGATGCCGTTCATGGGGCCGGGCATGGAGGACATGGCGCAGGGCCTCCAGGACATGGTCCAGAACCTGGGCAACAACCCGCTGCTCGGGATGCTGGGCGGCGGCGGCCGGAAGCGGAAGCGCAAGGTGAACGTGAAGGAGGCGCTCGAGCTGCTCACCGACGAGGAGGCCGCGCGGATGGTGGACATGGAGCGCGTGACGCGCGAGGCGCTCGACCGCGCGCAGAACGCCGGGATCGTGTTCATCGACGAGATCGACAAGATCGCGGGCGGCGACGGCGGCGGCGTGCGCGGGCCCGACGTCTCGCGGGGCGGCGTGCAACGCGATCTCCTGCCCATCGTCGAGGGCTCCAACGTCAACACCAAGTACGGCGTGGTGAAGACCGACCACATGCTGTTCGTGGCCGCCGGCGCCTTCCACGTGGCCAAGGTCTCCGACCTCATCCCGGAGCTGCAGGGGCGCTTCCCCATCCGCGTGGAGCTGGAGCCGCTCACGCGCGAGGACCTGGTGCGCATCCTCAAGGAGCCGCGCAACAGCCTGGTGCGGCAGTACACCGCGCTGCTCGCGACCGAGGGCGTGGACGTGCAGATCCGCGACGAGGCCGTGGACGAGATCGCGCGCATCGCCGCCGAGGTGAACGAGCGCATGGAGAACATCGGCGCGCGCCGCCTCCACACCGTGATGGAGCGGCTGCTCGACCAGCTCTCGTTCGAGGGCTCGGAGCTGCGCGGGCAGCGGATCGTGGTGGACGCGGCCTACGTGCGCGACCGCCTCCAGGGCATCGCGCAGGACGAGGACCTGTCGCGCTACATCCTGTGA
- the hslV gene encoding ATP-dependent protease subunit HslV, whose translation MRPMHGTTVLCVRREGRVVIAGDGQVTLDKTVMKATARKVRRLGEGQVVAGFAGATADAFQLFELFEKKLKEHARSLPRAAVELAKQWRTDRMLRRLEALLLVADREHLLVLSGAGDVIEPDPVANGAAAAIGSGGPYALAAARALLAHSALDARQVAEEAMKLAAEICIYTNGNLTIEEL comes from the coding sequence ATGCGCCCCATGCACGGAACGACCGTCCTCTGCGTGCGCCGAGAGGGCAGGGTGGTGATCGCCGGCGACGGCCAGGTCACCCTGGACAAGACCGTCATGAAGGCCACTGCCCGCAAGGTGCGGCGGCTGGGCGAGGGCCAGGTGGTGGCGGGGTTCGCCGGCGCGACCGCCGACGCGTTCCAGCTCTTCGAGCTGTTCGAGAAGAAGCTGAAGGAGCACGCGCGCTCGCTCCCGCGGGCCGCGGTGGAGCTCGCGAAGCAGTGGCGCACCGACCGGATGCTGCGCCGGCTCGAGGCGCTGCTGCTGGTGGCCGACCGCGAGCACCTGCTGGTGCTGTCCGGCGCCGGTGACGTCATCGAGCCGGATCCGGTGGCGAACGGCGCGGCCGCGGCGATCGGGTCCGGGGGCCCCTACGCGCTGGCCGCGGCGCGGGCGCTGCTCGCCCACTCGGCGCTGGACGCCCGCCAGGTGGCCGAGGAGGCCATGAAGCTCGCCGCCGAGATCTGCATCTACACGAATGGCAACCTCACCATCGAGGAGCTGTGA
- the xerC gene encoding tyrosine recombinase XerC, whose product MTPDASALPPEVPEEIRRFDAYLASEKRASPHTRKAYQVDLAQYAAYLADQGQPLVPSSPALVRGFLARQAGAAGAVSLGRKLSALRSLYRFLVREGLAPGNPARAVASPKRPKRLPEVLPEEEVAALVETPDAATEAPLALRDRAFLELLYGSGLRVSELTGLDLEDLDLAGGLVRVLGKRNKERIVPFGAPAADALRRYLDGARPVLAAGPDHARAGDAVFLNFRGGRLTSRSVARRLDGWVLASGLPRHVHPHVLRHCFATHLLGNGADLRGIQELLGHASLSTTQRYTHLDWKRLAAVYDAAHPRARAGAAGGAGAGGPGGDVPGAAPGRSARGGRGPR is encoded by the coding sequence ATGACGCCCGACGCGTCCGCGCTGCCGCCCGAGGTGCCGGAGGAGATCCGGCGCTTCGACGCGTACCTCGCCTCGGAGAAGCGGGCCTCGCCGCACACGCGCAAGGCGTACCAGGTGGACCTGGCCCAGTACGCGGCCTACCTCGCCGACCAGGGCCAGCCGCTCGTGCCGTCCTCGCCCGCGCTGGTGCGCGGCTTCCTGGCGCGCCAGGCCGGGGCCGCCGGGGCGGTGAGCCTCGGCCGCAAGCTCTCCGCGCTCCGCTCGCTGTACCGCTTCCTGGTGCGCGAGGGGCTCGCGCCCGGGAACCCGGCCCGCGCCGTGGCGAGCCCGAAGCGGCCGAAGCGCCTGCCGGAGGTGCTGCCCGAGGAGGAGGTCGCGGCGCTGGTGGAGACGCCCGACGCCGCCACGGAGGCGCCGCTCGCGCTGCGCGACCGCGCGTTCCTGGAGCTGCTCTACGGGAGCGGGCTGCGCGTCTCGGAGCTGACGGGCCTGGACCTCGAGGACCTCGACCTCGCGGGCGGGCTGGTGCGCGTGCTCGGCAAGCGGAACAAGGAGCGCATCGTGCCGTTCGGCGCACCGGCCGCCGACGCGCTCCGGCGCTACCTCGACGGCGCGCGCCCGGTGCTGGCCGCGGGGCCGGACCACGCCCGCGCCGGGGACGCGGTGTTCCTGAACTTCCGCGGGGGCCGGCTCACCAGCCGCTCGGTGGCGCGCCGGCTGGACGGCTGGGTGCTCGCCTCCGGCCTGCCGCGCCACGTGCACCCGCACGTGCTGCGCCACTGCTTCGCGACGCACCTGCTCGGCAACGGCGCCGACCTGCGCGGCATCCAGGAGCTGCTCGGGCACGCGTCGCTCTCCACCACGCAGCGGTACACGCACCTCGACTGGAAGCGGCTCGCGGCGGTCTACGACGCGGCCCACCCGCGCGCGCGGGCCGGGGCGGCGGGCGGCGCGGGCGCCGGCGGACCCGGAGGCGACGTGCCCGGCGCGGCGCCCGGCCGCAGCGCCCGCGGCGGCCGCGGCCCGCGCTGA
- the trmFO gene encoding methylenetetrahydrofolate--tRNA-(uracil(54)-C(5))-methyltransferase (FADH(2)-oxidizing) TrmFO has product MGDTRVTVIGGGLAGTEAAWQLARAGVAVELVEMKPERRSPAHVLPGLAELVCSNSLRSDNPLNAVGLLHEELRRLGSLVLGCADETRVPAGDALAVDRERFSEAVTARLTGHAGVRIVHRELEELPPPPALAVIATGPLTADALAARLAETTGGRLHFYDAIAPIVAAESIDRSIAYARSRYGKGSGDDYLNLPLDEAQYHAFVEALLQGEKVAAHGFEEPRYFEGCLPIEVMAERGLEVLAHGPLKPVGLEDPRTGRRPHAVVQLRREDVDGTAWNLVGFQTRLTWPEQRRIFRAFLPGLANAEFVRLGQIHRNTFVDAPRVLAPDLSVRAAPHLFLAGQITGVEGYVESAACGLMAARAVLDRLAGRAFRPPPPATALGALHRHLTGEAHPPGYDYQPSNVVFALFPPLTGRHRGKAGRKEAHVERARKELAPWIDSAPPTAVPAAPAAG; this is encoded by the coding sequence ATGGGCGACACGCGGGTGACCGTGATCGGGGGAGGGCTGGCGGGGACCGAGGCGGCGTGGCAGCTCGCGCGCGCTGGCGTCGCCGTCGAGCTCGTGGAGATGAAGCCCGAGCGCCGCTCGCCGGCGCACGTCCTGCCCGGCCTCGCCGAGCTGGTCTGCTCCAACTCGCTCCGGTCCGACAACCCGCTCAACGCGGTCGGCCTGCTCCACGAGGAGCTGCGCCGCCTCGGCAGCCTCGTGCTCGGCTGCGCCGACGAGACGCGCGTGCCGGCCGGTGACGCGCTCGCGGTCGACCGCGAGCGGTTCAGCGAGGCGGTCACCGCGCGGCTCACGGGTCACGCCGGCGTGCGGATCGTCCACCGCGAGTTGGAGGAGCTGCCGCCGCCGCCCGCGCTGGCGGTGATCGCCACCGGGCCGCTCACCGCCGACGCGCTCGCGGCGCGCCTCGCCGAGACCACCGGCGGGCGCCTGCACTTCTACGACGCCATCGCGCCCATCGTGGCGGCGGAGTCGATCGACCGGAGCATCGCGTACGCGCGCTCCCGCTACGGCAAGGGGAGCGGCGACGACTACCTGAACCTGCCGCTCGACGAGGCGCAGTACCACGCGTTCGTGGAGGCGCTGCTCCAGGGCGAGAAGGTCGCTGCGCACGGGTTCGAGGAGCCGCGCTACTTCGAGGGCTGCCTGCCGATCGAGGTCATGGCGGAGCGCGGGCTGGAGGTCCTCGCCCATGGCCCGCTGAAGCCGGTGGGGCTCGAGGACCCGCGCACCGGGCGCCGGCCGCACGCCGTGGTGCAGCTCCGCCGCGAGGACGTGGACGGCACCGCCTGGAACCTGGTCGGTTTCCAGACCCGCCTCACCTGGCCGGAGCAGCGCCGGATCTTCCGCGCCTTCCTCCCCGGCCTCGCGAACGCCGAGTTCGTCCGGCTCGGCCAGATCCACCGCAACACGTTCGTGGACGCCCCGCGCGTCCTCGCGCCGGACCTGTCGGTTCGCGCCGCCCCGCACCTGTTCCTGGCCGGGCAGATCACCGGGGTGGAAGGGTACGTGGAGTCGGCCGCCTGCGGGCTGATGGCGGCGCGGGCGGTGCTGGACCGGCTGGCGGGGCGCGCCTTCCGGCCGCCCCCGCCGGCGACCGCCCTCGGCGCCCTCCATCGACATCTCACCGGCGAGGCGCATCCGCCGGGGTACGATTACCAGCCGAGCAACGTGGTCTTCGCGCTGTTCCCTCCGCTCACCGGGCGCCACCGCGGCAAGGCCGGCCGCAAGGAGGCCCACGTGGAGCGGGCGCGCAAGGAGCTGGCACCGTGGATCGACTCCGCCCCGCCCACCGCCGTCCCCGCGGCTCCCGCCGCGGGCTGA
- a CDS encoding TraR/DksA family transcriptional regulator, translated as MSDNDLGPLRAQLLRRRGTLLETSRRASAELDALRSADRDPEFEEGAQAEHEQYTLARLGENQRRELVQIDAAIARIDAGEYGICRDCEQDIDPRRLAALPYAVLCTECAQRRERAQFALQGEPPTM; from the coding sequence GTGAGCGACAACGACCTCGGGCCCCTGCGAGCCCAGCTGCTCCGCCGGCGCGGCACGCTCCTCGAGACCTCGCGCCGGGCCAGCGCCGAGCTCGACGCGCTGCGGTCGGCCGATCGCGACCCGGAGTTCGAGGAGGGTGCGCAGGCCGAGCACGAGCAGTACACGCTCGCGCGCCTCGGCGAGAACCAGCGCCGCGAGCTGGTCCAGATCGACGCGGCCATCGCGCGCATCGACGCCGGGGAGTACGGCATCTGCCGCGACTGCGAGCAGGACATCGACCCGCGCCGCCTCGCCGCCCTCCCGTACGCGGTGCTCTGCACCGAGTGCGCGCAGCGCCGGGAGCGGGCGCAGTTCGCGCTCCAGGGCGAGCCGCCCACGATGTAG
- the topA gene encoding type I DNA topoisomerase has product MAREPKTGAVAVKKKKAAAAPKEATAVAEAEAPKTPRRPARKTSTGTSLVVVESPAKAKTIKKYLGRSFDVKASVGHVKDLPKSKIGVDVEKGFLPEYDVIKGKAKVLSEIKRAARTADHVFLATDPDREGEAIAWHISEELGAEGGDARVRRVLFNEITKTAIQKAIEKPLDLDRKKFDSQQARRILDRLVGYQISPILWKKVRRGLSAGRVQSVAVRLVVEREREIEAFVPVEYWSLDADLAARVPPDFRAKIFKVDGQKADLKQGEETQALVKDLEGARYLVASVDRKERKRNPPPPFTTAKLQQEAANRLGFSPKKTMTLAQKLYEGVELGDEGAIGLITYMRTDSVRLATEAVDAVRAHIQQAYGTDHLPEQANVYKTKAKAAQEAHEAVRPTSMDWTPDRVAPFFDQMGERDMYRLYELIWNRFVACQMVPAIYDQTSADIAAGRAVFRATGSILKFPGYLAVYGAKPPEEEAGAEEEKTNGDAAEPVARAEDRQLPPLEAGMELRLLKLLPEQHFTQPPPRFNESSLVKEMEERGIGRPSTYAAILDTIQEKGYVEKLEKQFKPTHLGVLVTDELVRAFPREMDIAFTAGMEEKLDGIEEGAAGWQQVLEEFYSKFKEDLAKADEAMRNVKAQAIETDITCEKCGQHKMVIKWGRNGEFLACPGYPECRNTMNFRREDGNIVPEKEEDVPVEDKCPECGADMVMKRGRFGRFLACTRYPDCKGTKPVSIGVTCPKGCGGYISEKRSRRGKTFYGCSSYPKCDFVAWDRPRNETCPQCGSAYLLDKYSKKTGPFVACPNKECGYRREAEPREGGAEAARAEPVKA; this is encoded by the coding sequence ATGGCGAGAGAGCCGAAGACGGGCGCGGTCGCGGTCAAGAAGAAGAAGGCCGCGGCGGCCCCGAAGGAAGCGACGGCCGTCGCCGAGGCGGAAGCCCCGAAGACCCCCCGCCGCCCAGCGCGGAAGACCTCCACCGGGACCAGCCTGGTGGTGGTGGAGTCGCCCGCGAAGGCGAAGACCATCAAGAAGTACCTGGGGCGGTCGTTCGACGTGAAGGCGTCGGTCGGTCACGTGAAGGATCTGCCCAAGTCGAAGATCGGCGTGGACGTCGAGAAGGGCTTCCTCCCCGAGTACGACGTCATCAAGGGGAAGGCGAAGGTCCTCTCGGAGATCAAGCGCGCGGCGCGGACCGCCGACCACGTCTTCCTCGCGACCGACCCCGATCGCGAGGGCGAGGCCATCGCCTGGCACATCTCCGAGGAGCTCGGCGCCGAGGGCGGCGACGCCCGGGTGCGCCGGGTGCTCTTCAACGAGATCACCAAGACGGCCATCCAGAAGGCCATCGAGAAGCCGCTCGACCTCGACCGCAAGAAGTTCGACTCGCAGCAGGCCCGCCGGATCCTCGATCGCCTGGTCGGCTACCAGATCAGCCCCATCCTCTGGAAGAAGGTCCGCCGCGGCCTGTCCGCCGGCCGGGTGCAGTCGGTGGCGGTGCGGCTGGTGGTGGAGCGCGAGCGCGAGATCGAGGCGTTCGTGCCGGTGGAGTACTGGTCGCTCGACGCCGACCTCGCCGCGCGCGTCCCGCCCGACTTCCGCGCCAAGATCTTCAAGGTGGACGGCCAGAAGGCCGACCTGAAGCAGGGCGAGGAGACCCAGGCGCTGGTGAAGGACCTGGAGGGCGCGCGCTACCTGGTCGCGTCGGTGGACCGCAAGGAGCGCAAGCGCAACCCGCCGCCGCCCTTCACCACCGCGAAGCTGCAGCAGGAGGCGGCGAACCGCCTCGGCTTCAGCCCGAAGAAGACCATGACGCTCGCGCAGAAGCTCTACGAGGGCGTCGAGCTCGGCGACGAGGGGGCCATCGGCCTCATCACGTACATGCGCACCGACTCGGTGCGGCTCGCCACCGAGGCGGTGGACGCGGTGCGCGCCCACATCCAGCAGGCGTACGGGACGGACCACCTGCCGGAGCAGGCCAACGTCTACAAGACGAAGGCGAAGGCCGCCCAGGAGGCGCACGAGGCGGTGCGCCCCACCTCGATGGACTGGACGCCGGACCGCGTGGCGCCGTTCTTCGACCAGATGGGCGAGCGCGACATGTACCGGCTCTACGAGCTCATCTGGAACCGGTTCGTGGCGTGCCAGATGGTGCCGGCGATCTACGACCAGACCTCGGCCGACATCGCCGCCGGCCGCGCGGTGTTCCGGGCCACCGGGTCGATCCTCAAGTTCCCCGGCTACCTCGCCGTCTACGGGGCGAAGCCGCCCGAGGAGGAGGCCGGGGCCGAGGAGGAGAAGACGAACGGCGACGCCGCCGAGCCGGTGGCCCGCGCCGAGGACCGCCAGCTCCCGCCGCTCGAGGCCGGGATGGAGCTGCGCCTGCTGAAGCTGCTGCCCGAGCAGCACTTCACGCAGCCGCCGCCGCGGTTCAACGAGTCGTCGCTGGTGAAGGAGATGGAGGAGCGCGGCATCGGCCGGCCCTCCACGTACGCGGCCATCCTCGACACGATCCAGGAGAAGGGCTACGTCGAGAAGCTCGAGAAGCAGTTCAAGCCGACCCACCTCGGCGTCCTGGTGACCGACGAGCTGGTGCGGGCGTTCCCGCGCGAGATGGACATCGCGTTCACCGCCGGGATGGAGGAGAAGCTCGACGGCATCGAGGAGGGCGCCGCCGGCTGGCAGCAGGTGCTGGAGGAGTTCTACTCGAAGTTCAAGGAGGACCTCGCCAAGGCGGACGAGGCCATGCGCAACGTGAAGGCGCAGGCCATCGAGACCGACATCACCTGCGAGAAGTGCGGCCAGCACAAGATGGTCATCAAGTGGGGCCGCAACGGCGAGTTCCTCGCCTGCCCCGGGTACCCGGAGTGCCGGAACACCATGAACTTCCGGCGCGAGGACGGGAACATCGTCCCGGAGAAGGAGGAGGACGTTCCGGTCGAGGACAAGTGCCCGGAGTGCGGCGCGGACATGGTGATGAAGCGCGGCCGCTTCGGCCGGTTCCTCGCCTGCACGCGCTACCCGGACTGCAAGGGCACCAAGCCCGTCTCGATCGGCGTGACCTGCCCGAAGGGCTGCGGCGGCTACATCAGCGAGAAGCGCTCCCGCCGCGGCAAGACGTTCTACGGCTGCTCGTCGTATCCCAAGTGCGACTTCGTGGCCTGGGACCGCCCGCGCAACGAGACCTGCCCGCAGTGCGGCAGCGCCTACCTGCTGGACAAGTACTCGAAGAAGACCGGCCCGTTCGTCGCGTGCCCGAACAAGGAGTGCGGCTACCGGCGCGAGGCCGAGCCGCGCGAGGGCGGCGCGGAGGCGGCCCGGGCGGAGCCGGTCAAGGCGTAG
- the dprA gene encoding DNA-processing protein DprA — protein sequence MSLDARTLRPGDGHYPERLARLAEAPGQLRVRGELGTAACSVALVGARATDEYGELLARDLAAGLARAGVSVVSGGAVGVDAAAHRGALEAGGHTVAVLGTGVDVVYPRQHRALFEGILETGGALVSELPDGSPGLPRHFPARNRIIAALADAVVVVRARPGSGSLITASWARAQGVKVFAVPGDVRDALSAGPLALLREGAGVASSAADVLAGLGLAAAAPVQAPLPALDDRGTALLRALGRRPRHADELAREAGIPVGAALAGLLTLELEGLCEQRPGHYFLRRSREGI from the coding sequence TTGTCCCTCGACGCGCGCACCCTCCGGCCCGGAGACGGCCACTATCCTGAGCGCCTGGCGCGCCTCGCGGAGGCGCCGGGGCAGCTCCGCGTGCGCGGCGAGCTGGGGACGGCGGCCTGCAGCGTCGCGCTGGTCGGCGCCCGGGCGACGGACGAGTACGGCGAGCTGCTGGCCCGCGACCTGGCGGCCGGGCTGGCGCGTGCAGGGGTCTCCGTGGTCTCCGGCGGCGCCGTGGGGGTGGACGCCGCGGCCCACCGCGGCGCGCTCGAGGCCGGGGGCCACACGGTCGCGGTGCTGGGCACCGGCGTGGACGTGGTGTACCCGCGCCAGCACCGCGCGCTGTTCGAGGGCATCCTCGAGACGGGCGGCGCGCTCGTGTCCGAGCTGCCCGACGGGAGCCCCGGGCTTCCGCGCCACTTCCCGGCCCGCAACCGGATCATCGCGGCGCTGGCCGACGCGGTGGTGGTGGTGCGGGCGCGCCCCGGGAGCGGCTCGCTCATCACCGCCTCCTGGGCCCGCGCGCAGGGCGTGAAGGTGTTCGCGGTGCCGGGCGACGTGCGCGACGCGCTGTCGGCGGGGCCGCTCGCGCTGCTGCGCGAGGGCGCCGGGGTGGCGTCGAGCGCGGCGGACGTGCTGGCGGGGCTGGGCCTCGCGGCCGCCGCGCCGGTCCAGGCGCCGCTGCCGGCGCTCGACGACCGGGGCACGGCGCTGCTCCGGGCGCTGGGCCGGCGGCCGCGCCACGCCGACGAGCTCGCCCGCGAGGCGGGCATCCCGGTGGGAGCCGCGCTGGCGGGGCTCCTGACGCTCGAGCTGGAAGGTCTGTGCGAGCAGCGGCCGGGCCATTACTTTCTGCGCCGCAGTCGAGAGGGGATCTAG
- a CDS encoding LysM peptidoglycan-binding domain-containing protein, whose product MIRKHVVALLALVPAAALAQAGALGAARGAQATSDQGNARVEQAIDAATGATAAPADAPPAGDAVPIAAEAEGTPPIELGAAPEAVPAAGGAGTPETYTVREGDTLWDISGRFLSNPWYWPKIWSYNPEITNPHWIFPGNLLRFYPFADEAPARVEAVAGVDEVEEEPAPVRELEDFSRADMNAPASAEEQDAVAVSGPYKIGFVPAKQRYALHESFVTPRELDESGAIEAAFEEKLMLSALDRGYAHFKRAAGVKPGETYVVYKTERPIRHPITKELFGYQTRILGSAKVVAVDDKAATLVIATANDAIERGALLAPWTDKVFRPVNPRANQRALQGVIIASPVSVVTQFAEHQVVFVDRGSADGVQTGNSLKVVRSGDLYGLEPNAVPNDPALPQEDVGDLLVIDAREHASAALVTRSRVELLVGDRFEMRTARGLPQ is encoded by the coding sequence ATGATCCGCAAGCACGTCGTCGCCCTGCTGGCCCTCGTCCCGGCCGCCGCGCTCGCCCAGGCCGGCGCGCTCGGCGCGGCCCGCGGCGCCCAGGCCACCTCGGACCAGGGGAACGCGCGCGTGGAGCAGGCCATCGACGCCGCCACCGGCGCGACCGCCGCGCCGGCCGACGCGCCGCCCGCCGGCGATGCCGTGCCGATCGCGGCCGAGGCCGAGGGCACCCCGCCCATCGAGCTCGGCGCGGCGCCCGAGGCGGTCCCTGCCGCCGGCGGCGCCGGCACCCCGGAGACGTACACGGTCCGCGAGGGCGACACGCTCTGGGACATCTCCGGGCGCTTCCTCTCCAACCCGTGGTACTGGCCCAAGATCTGGTCCTACAACCCGGAGATCACGAACCCGCACTGGATCTTCCCGGGCAACCTGCTGCGCTTCTACCCGTTCGCCGACGAGGCGCCCGCGCGCGTCGAGGCGGTGGCCGGCGTGGACGAGGTGGAGGAGGAGCCCGCGCCGGTGCGCGAGCTGGAGGACTTCTCCCGCGCCGACATGAACGCCCCGGCCTCGGCCGAGGAGCAGGACGCGGTGGCGGTCTCCGGCCCCTACAAGATCGGCTTCGTCCCCGCGAAGCAGCGCTACGCGCTGCACGAGAGCTTCGTGACGCCGCGCGAGCTGGACGAGTCCGGCGCCATCGAGGCCGCGTTCGAGGAGAAGCTCATGCTCTCCGCGCTCGACCGCGGCTACGCGCACTTCAAGCGCGCGGCCGGCGTGAAGCCCGGCGAGACGTACGTGGTCTACAAGACCGAGCGGCCGATCCGGCACCCGATCACGAAGGAGCTGTTCGGCTACCAGACCCGCATCCTCGGCTCGGCCAAGGTGGTGGCGGTGGACGACAAGGCCGCCACGCTGGTGATCGCGACCGCGAACGACGCCATCGAGCGCGGCGCGCTGCTCGCCCCCTGGACCGACAAGGTGTTCCGCCCGGTGAACCCGCGCGCCAACCAGCGCGCCCTGCAGGGCGTGATCATCGCCTCCCCGGTGTCGGTCGTGACCCAGTTCGCCGAGCACCAGGTGGTGTTCGTGGACCGCGGCAGCGCCGACGGCGTCCAGACCGGCAACAGCCTCAAGGTGGTCCGTTCGGGCGACCTGTACGGCCTGGAGCCCAACGCGGTCCCGAACGACCCGGCCCTCCCCCAGGAGGACGTGGGCGACCTGCTGGTCATCGACGCGCGCGAGCACGCCTCGGCCGCGCTGGTGACGCGCAGCCGCGTCGAGCTGCTCGTGGGCGACCGCTTCGAGATGCGGACCGCGCGCGGGCTTCCCCAGTAG
- a CDS encoding tetratricopeptide repeat protein, whose product MRPFVREASAALLLVAGCAGGAVSREDVDGLRGELRALRRENEELSRRVEALSGQVDALAARARAAPARPVSAPVPPRAAPEPRPVGPEISGFVSAAPVVPPDLQVVKLAPPRAAAARSARAAPPVPTAVRIAEPDPGRLDALAAPGGRGIAAEADGELRAARRKGGLDRAHALEDFTARYPRHPAADNALLESAEAYAAAGRGEAACALVRRTADEYPAGDAMSAALERLAACAARLGHADEERTLLQRLVSDYPGTPAAQRAGGRLGQPSARAGDASPAAAATRSAP is encoded by the coding sequence TTGAGACCCTTCGTGCGAGAGGCCTCGGCGGCCTTGCTGCTCGTCGCCGGCTGCGCCGGCGGCGCCGTCTCGCGCGAGGACGTGGACGGGCTCCGCGGCGAGCTGCGCGCGCTCCGGCGCGAGAACGAGGAGCTGTCCCGGCGCGTCGAGGCGCTCTCCGGCCAGGTGGACGCGCTGGCCGCCCGCGCCCGCGCGGCCCCGGCGCGCCCGGTCTCGGCCCCGGTGCCCCCGCGCGCTGCGCCCGAGCCGCGTCCGGTCGGCCCCGAGATCTCGGGCTTCGTGTCCGCGGCGCCGGTGGTGCCGCCGGATCTCCAGGTGGTGAAGCTCGCGCCGCCGCGCGCCGCCGCGGCGCGCTCGGCCCGCGCGGCGCCGCCGGTGCCCACCGCCGTCCGCATCGCCGAGCCGGATCCCGGGCGCCTCGACGCGCTCGCCGCGCCGGGCGGTCGCGGGATCGCGGCGGAGGCCGACGGGGAGCTGCGCGCGGCGCGCCGGAAGGGCGGCCTGGACCGGGCGCACGCGCTCGAGGACTTCACCGCGCGCTACCCGCGGCACCCCGCCGCCGACAACGCGCTGCTCGAGTCGGCGGAGGCGTACGCCGCGGCCGGACGCGGCGAGGCCGCGTGCGCGCTGGTGCGGCGGACCGCCGACGAGTATCCGGCCGGCGACGCCATGAGCGCCGCCCTGGAGCGGCTCGCCGCGTGCGCCGCCCGGCTCGGCCACGCCGACGAGGAGCGCACCCTGCTCCAGCGGCTCGTCAGCGATTACCCGGGGACCCCGGCCGCGCAGCGCGCCGGCGGACGCCTCGGCCAACCCTCCGCGCGGGCGGGCGATGCGTCGCCGGCCGCCGCGGCCACAAGGAGCGCTCCATGA